The following are encoded in a window of Cyprinus carpio isolate SPL01 chromosome A13, ASM1834038v1, whole genome shotgun sequence genomic DNA:
- the LOC109100250 gene encoding synaptopodin 2-like protein, with protein MVAEEVIIALSGGAPWGFRLQGGIEHQKPLQVAKVRKRSKACRAGLREGDELVSINENSCGSLSHAQAMNLIDSMPGMLHIRVRRAPAGFQSVVLVARAPSPRIDKEYRAAIRALSPSSSRAHQSSVRQIHCGSLMSPNGRSGLISSPGSEAYYGETDSDADVAAHERQRKPKRRSPSNSPGKAGRASPEGAETSEMSGYDSASDAQVYSLLGPKEREDALPGVAHREVIYQPPPDGAWSSQTSTETSSMSDQNPREGLMEEDSGFQMPRNVPPLVSPERAKEALMLSSRTQLVPMVGPVDNPVDEELILTYMDKAKQAKLNRGDTIMDKQVKEARSKCRTIASLLTDAPNPHSKGVLMFKKRRQRSKKYTLTSFGSVDEDMRQDSQEEDGIFPGSESEFDEEGFSSAPDPTWDSDYLEMLEKRSASRGQEGEGGALSPGLSDTSGKGAQLFEQQRRRAEEHAKKMEAAQEQCQSQMLGIALKESQALPQLQALQPQPDPLTKPNVQPPPVAPKPDRPSKTLLHEVPPAETQNIIQMSTSLTVPVMVNGDTSNTMEPVPAVLPIESVMPSQPAPLAELPTSSVLNRTARPFAPGCVTSRAATAPVVFRPTVSKKTPRPVSVAVIAPPFSAASEEHAMGVNPASFVSQFTMSQMSADVPTEKLPTQAFMLGKSVPPPASVSVESYSQPALYCSSVENIQVASVPPPIIQTQEPIFSVEAERTVPPAISVDNTMIVVAPVTAPVTSRAIAIPAQPFSTLTSPASDTPSAVTPLSPVVYCEKSSATHSRTGILQEARRRSAHKPMFKIPDSKKNSPNPELLSMVQNFDERPRYGYSEPENITHNIDDNRTRVPPPVAPKPRVIPEMSQIPQAEGKGAELFARRQSRMDSLVVNSPHRQPAPLQPQQSQSVIDLIEPQKTSPNSSQWKYSPNVRAPPPIGYNPLLSPSCPIGVQRGGVKVSERSSTGSKSSYGVPKEGIKALDFMRRQPYQLNPAMFSFGGGTSTQSSVSSYQRQQREGHTLTPPKQIPVKAARVYEIKRFSTPTPMSAPTLNPIVIVPRSRTTLGEHISRSDMTSPLPEPVPESTPAPSRAPGLPELPKISAVPIPHPMPYSPPAPMSSMSNLSFSGLQAAKQFKSAPELSSLKPDPLKSPIQVPKPRFIATRVGIQPHVWRPGTIPH; from the exons GTGCGTAAGCGAAGTAAAGCATGTCGTGCCGGACTGCGTGAGGGAGACGAGCTGGTATCCATCAATGAGAATTCCTGTGGGAGTCTGTCGCATGCCCAGGCCATGAACCTGATCGACAGCATGCCAGGAATGCTACACATCCGGGTTAGGAG GGCACCAGCTGGCTTCCAGTCAGTGGTTCTGGTTGCTCGAGCTCCTTCTCCCCGCATTGATAAAGAGTACCGTGCTGCCATTAGGGCCCTGTCCCCATCCAGCTCCCGAGCTCACCAGTCCAGTGTACGGCAGATCCACTGCGGATCCCTGATGTCCCCGAATGGACGCAGTGGGTTGATTTCGTCGCCGGGCAGTGAGGCCTACTATGGAGAAACAGACAGCGATGCAGACGTGGCTGCTCATGAGAGGCAACGCAAACCGAAAAGACGTAGTCCCAGCAATTCACCTGGCAAGGCCGGTCGAGCCTCACCGGAGGGAGCAGAGACTTCAGAAATGAGTGGGTATGACAGTGCCTCGGATGCCCAAGTGTACAGTCTTTTGGGGCCTAAAGAAAGAGAAGATGCATTACCTGGTGTAGCCCACAGAGAAGTGATTTACCAACCTCCTCCGGATGGAGCCTGGTCCTCTCAGACCTCCACTGAGACCTCATCCATGAGTGACCAAAACCCACGAGAAGGGCTAATGGAAGAGGACAGTGGGTTCCAGATGCCCAGAAATGTTCCCCCTCTTGTTTCTCCAGAGAGAGCCAAAGAAGCTCTTATGCTAAGCTCTCGTACTCAGTTGGTGCCCATGGTTGGGCCAGTTGACAATCCAGTGGATGAGGAACTCATATTAACATACATGGATAAAGCAAAACAAGCAA AATTGAACCGTGGAGATACGATCATGGACAAACAGGTGAAAGAGGCTCGGTCCAAGTGCCGCACCATTGCCTCTCTACTGACAGATGCACCAAACCCTCATTCAAAGGGTGTTTTGATGTTTAAGAAGCGCCGACAGCGCTCCAAGAAATACACACTGACCAGCTTTGGAAGTGTTGATGAGGACATGAGGCAGGACTCTCAAGAGGAGGATGGCATATTTCCTGGCAGTGAATCAGAATTTGATGAGGAAGGTTTTTCTTCTGCACCAGACCCCACATGGGACAGTGACTACCTTGAGATGCTGGAGAAAAGATCTGCTTCCAGAGGTCAGGAAGGAGAGGGTGGTGCTCTCAGTCCTGGTCTGAGTGATACATCTGGGAAGGGGGCACAGTTGTTTGAGCAGCAGAGGAGAAGGGCTGAGGAACATGCAAAGAAAATGGAAGCTGCGCAAGAACAGTGTCAAAGCCAAATGCTGGGCATTGCACTGAAAGAGTCGCAAGCACTTCCCCAACTACAGGCACTGCAACCACAACCAGACCCACTGACAAAGCCTAATGTCCAGCCACCACCAGTTGCTCCAAAACCTGACAGACCTTCAAAAACACTACTTCATGAGGTTCCACCAGCAGAGACACAAAACATAATACAGATGAGCACATCTCTCACTGTCCCTGTCATGGTTAATGGAGATACTTCAAACACAATGGAACCAGTCCCCGCTGTGTTGCCCATAGAATCTGTGATGCCTTCACAACCAGCTCCTCTAGCAGAACTTCCTACCAGCTCTGTGTTAAACAGAACTGCCCGACCTTTTGCCCCAGGCTGTGTTACTAGTCGGGCAGCCACCGCTCCTGTTGTGTTTCGGCCTACAGTCAGTAAGAAGACACCCAGACCTGTTTCAGTGGCTGTGATTGCACCTCCATTCTCTGCAGCATCAGAAGAGCATGCCATGGGTGTCAACCCTGCCTCCTTTGTAAGCCAATTCACAATGAGTCAAATGAGTGCGGATGTCCCTACTGAAAAGTTACCCACACAGGCCTTTATGCTTGGAAAGTCTGTTCCTCCACCTGCTTCTGTATCTGTGGAATCATATTCTCAACCTGCTCTTTACTGCTCCTCAGTGGAAAACATCCAGGTTGCATCAGTGCCACCTCCCATAATCCAAACCCAAGAACCTATATTTTCTGTAGAAGCTGAAAGAACTGTTCCTCCAGCAATCTCTGTCGACAATACAATGATCGTTGTGGCTCCTGTTACGGCTCCTGTTACTTCTCGGGCCATAGCGATACCAGCCCAGCCCTTTTCTACTTTGACCTCTCCAGCTTCTGACACCCCCTCAGCTGTAACTCCGCTGTCACCTGTAGTCTATTGTGAAAAATCCTCTGCCACCCATAGCCGCACTGGTATTCTTCAAGAGGCCCGCCGCCGTAGTGCCCACAAGCCAATGTTTAAGATACCTGACAGCAAGAAAAACTCACCAAACCCTGAATTATTGTCTATGGTGCAGAATTTCGACGAAAGACCCAGGTATGGATATTCTGAACCAGAAAATATTACTCACAACATTGATGACAACAGGACAAGGGTGCCACCGCCTGTGGCTCCTAAGCCAAGGGTAATCCCAGAAATGTCACAGATCCCTCAGGCAGAGGGAAAAGGTGCAGAGTTGTTTGCTCGTAGACAGTCTCGCATGGATTCGTTGGTTGTAAACTCTCCACATCGGCAGCCTGCACCTCTACAACCCCAACAATCCCAATCAGTCATAGACTTGATTGAACCACAAAAAACCTCGCCAAACTCATCCCAATGGAAGTATTCCCCAAATGTTCGTGCTCCTCCACCGATAGGTTACAACCCCTTGCTGTCTCCATCCTGTCCTATTGGGGTGCAGCGTGGAGGTGTCAAGGTGTCTGAGCGAAGTTCCACAGGAAGTAAGAGTAGTTATGGTGTCCCAAAAGAAGGTATCAAAGCCTTGGACTTTATGAGAAGGCAGCCTTACCAACTGAACCCTGCAATGTTCAGTTTTGGTGGTGGCACTAGCACACAGTCTTCAGTCTCCTCCTATCAGAGGCAACAAAGGGAGGGCCATACTCTGACACCACCCAAGCAGATCCCAGTAAAGGCGGCACGTGTGTATGAAATCAAACGATTCTCCACTCCCACCCCGATGTCAGCACCAACTCTCAACCCCATAGTGATTGTACCACGCTCACGGACCACACTTGGTGAGCACATCTCTCGTTCTGACATGACGTCTCCTCTACCTGAACCTGTACCCGAATCAACTCCAGCTCCTTCACGAGCCCCAGGCCTCCCAGAGCTCCCTAAAATTTCAGCTGTGCCTATCCCTCACCCCATGCCGTACTCACCCCCAGCTCCCATGTCAAGTATGTCAAATCTAAGCTTCTCTGGGCTTCAGGCTGCCAAACAGTTTAAGAGTGCCCCTGAGTTAAGTTCCCTAAAACCAGACCCCTTAAAGTCCCCTATCCAAGTTCCCAAACCTCGTTTTATTGCAACACGTGTGGGTATTCAGCCCCACGTCTGGAGGCCTGGAACAATTCCTCACTGA
- the LOC109085454 gene encoding myozenin-1-like, whose amino-acid sequence MPLSGTPAPPNKRKKLSKIITDLSHVTQDEYESEPEASEFDLGKKISTPKDIMLEELSLMKNKGSKMFKMRQLRVEKFIYENNPDFFSSESMDNLQKFVPSLGGQMLVDVGGHLIVGQMAGQAGGAGQAPVPPPKPGSYGKGAGGGLQSGGLAGGAGGAGVAGGAGGKDGVSGDASRSEDLSKATLEKGKKRAACVDTYVSPWERAMKGNEELVSTMKGQMPVPCPQKELRKYKSFNRSALPYGGFEKATQLMTFQLPDIEVATEEPEPAVVYHHDISSRPSFNRTPIGWGGSGEPGSIHMEFTIPFDGETDDL is encoded by the exons ATGCCTCTGTCAGGAACACCAGCCCCACCCAACAAGAGGAAAAAGCTCTCCAAGATCATCACTGACCTGTCACACGTAACCCAAGATG AGTATGAATCAGAGCCTGAGGCCTCAGAATTTGACTTGGGGAAAAAGATCAGTACACCCAAGGATATCATGCTGGAGGAACTATCCCTAATGAAGAACAAAGGCTCCAAGATGTTCAAGATGAGGCAGCTGCGTGTGGAGAAGTTCATCTATGAGAACAATCCTGACTTCTTCAGTAGTGAGTCCATG GATAACCTCCAAAAGTTCGTGCCCAGCCTAGGGGGCCAGATGTTGGTGGATGTTGGTGGCCACCTGATTGTTGGACAGATGGCTGGCCAGGCTGGTGGGGCCGGCCAAGCTCCAGTGCCTCCTCCTAAACCCGGAAGCTATGGAAAGGGAGCAGGGGGTGGGCTGCAATCAGGTGGGCTCGCTGGTGGAGCTGGAGGTGCCGGAGTAGCAGGAGGAGCAGGGGGGAAGGATGGTGTGTCAGGAGATGCCTCACGGA GTGAGGATCTTTCTAAGGCTACtttggaaaaaggaaaaaagagggCCGCATGTGTTGATACATACGTTTCCCCTTGGGAACGGGCTATGAAGGGCAATGAAGAACTTGTATCCACAATGAAGGGTCAAATGCCAGTACCCTGCCCTCAAAAGGAGCTGCGCAAATATAAGTCCTTCAACAG GAGTGCTCTGCCTTATGGAGGTTTTGAGAAGGCCACACAGCTGATGACCTTCCAGCTGCCAGACATCGAGGTGGCCACTGAGGAGCCTGAACCTGCAGTGGTGTACCATCATGATATCAGTTCACGACCCTCCTTCAACCGCACACCCATCGGCTGGGGGGGCAGTGGTGAACCAGGCAGCATTCACATGGAGTTTACTATACCATTCGATGGGGAGACCGACGACCTGTGA